Part of the Gemmatimonas sp. genome is shown below.
CAGGAGCCCCTCATCGTTCACCTGGAACTCGTTGGCACGCGCGCCCACACTGGCCGGCAGTTCACCGGCACCGCGCATGAAGCGGAACCCGTACATGTTGCCCAGCGTCTCGTTCGCGCAGCGGAAGGCGATCGTCTGGGTGACAAAGCAGGGCCGGTTGAACTCGGTAATGCGGTTACGTGACCGATCGGCCACGAACCCGGTCCGCCACGAGAACGTGGGGCGTCGAATCACCTGCGCTTCGAAGGTGCCTTCCCACGTGCTGCCAGTCACCGTGCCCGCATTCTGCCACTGGTTGGCGTAACCGAAGTACCCGGCCAGCGGAATGAGGATGAGCTGGTCGGTGGTCTTCTGCCGCGCACGCGACAGCTGCAGCGAGTAGCGGTTCTTGATGATGGCGTCGAGGCCGAACTCCGTTTCCTTCGAGTACTCCGGGCGCAGATTGCGATTGCCCAGGTTCGCCTTCACCAAGCCGCCGCCTTCCACGAAGTTGAAGGTCTCGAACTGGTCGTTGAAGTCGGGACGGCCGCCGGCGGTACCCTGCGAGGCGCGCAGCTTGAACTCGTTGAAGAACGACTTGAAGGGGAACCACGCCTCTTCCGACAGCCGGTACGCGGCCGAGCCGCGGTAGTACCAGTGGACCTGCTGGTCGGGGCCGAACAGCGAGCTGCCGTCCTGGCGCGCCAGCGCGTCCACGATGAGCTTGCCGCGCCAGTCGGCGGCGCCGCTCACGAAGAACGAGTTGGTCTTGATCGTTTCGCTCGTACTCGACACGAAGCGCACGGTGGCGTTGTTGAGGCTGTTCACCCCGGGCGCCGCGAAGATCTGGCCACTCGCATTCACCAGATCGTTGGTTTCCCGCTCGATGAGGCCGCGCACGGTGCTGCGGAGCGTCACGTCACCCACCCGCTTGAGCAGGTTGGCCGACAGCGACGCATTGAGGGCGTTCGTCACGCCGTTGAAGCGCGAGATCTCCCCGGGACCGCCGTTGGCGAATCCCTCCGTCTTCACCCCCTGATCGAGGAAGAAATCGTTGGCGCGATCGGAGCGGTCGTAGGAGAGATTGGCGTCGACCGTAAGCCAGGAGCGCGGCGTGTAGCGTCCCTCGAGGCTGCCCTGGAGGCGACCGCGGTTGCGATTGCGGCTTTCCGTGGACAGCACGTAGAGCGGGTTCTCTTCGCGCCCCTCGAAGTCCGGCTGGAAGACGTACGGGGTCCCGTCGGGGTCGCGCTGCCGCAGGTTGACGTCGGGGGCCTGATTGATGAGGTCGAAGAAGACATCGTCGTACAAGTTGAGCCGCTTCGACTTGCTGTAGTACGCGCTCACGCCGAACTGCAGGTCGCTGCGCGGACGATGATCGAGGTTGAGGCGGAAGTCATTCTGGTCGTAGCGCCCGCTGTTGAGCACCACGCCATCTTCCCGCTGATTCACGAACGCGAAGAACCAGTTGGTCTTGCCGCCGTTCTGTGCGATGTTGAGCGAGTTGCGCGTGAAGTTGCCGGGATCGAAGAACTCGTCGACCTGGTTGAAATACGTCCCCGGCGCGTACGGCCGATCCTGAATGCGCTCGAAGGCGGGGCGCGGTACGCGCTGTTCACGTGGTACCCGCTGGCCGGCCGCATTGGTGTAGGCGCCGGTCTCGTCGGCCAGGAAGAAATGCTGGTTCGCCCAGTCCACGGTGCGCGCGAGCGAGTTGGCCCCGTACTCGGTGCGCAACGTGAACTTCGTCGTCCCCTCGGCCAGGGTGTTGCCGCGGCGCGTGCGAATCTGAATGACGCCCGCCGACGCGCGGGACCCGTACAGCGAGGCGGCTGAGGCGCCCTTCACCACCTCGATGCTTTCAATGTCCATGGACTGCAGGTCGGCGCTGGCCGCGTCGAAGGACTGCGACTGGATGACGCCGTCCACGACCACCAGCGGCGCGTTCGACTTGCTGATCGACGTGGGGCTGCGGAGCTGGATGTTGGTGCCGCCACCAGCCTGCCCGGTGGGCACCACGCTCACACCGGCGATCTTGCCCTGGATCGTTTCCAGCGCGTTGGTGGCGGGCACCGGCGCATCCTCCGCCGAAACGCGTCCGACCGAGAAGGGCACCCGCGTACCGCTGGTGGGGTCCACCACGCCGGTGGTGACGATGGCCTGCAGGTTGAGCGCCGCGGCCGTCATCTTGAGGTCATACGTGAGCGTCTGCCCGGCCACGACAGCCACCCCGGTGCGCTGCACGCGCCGATAGCCCAGGCGGATGGCCTCGAGCCCGTACGAGCCCGCCGGAACCGACGCGAACAGGAAGCGACCATCGGTGCTGGTGCGCGCCTCCAGGCGGGTGGTGCCACGGGACAGGAAGAGCTGCACGGATTGGAGCGGCTGCCCCGTCGCCGAGTCGGTGACGACTCCGCTGACGCGGCCGGCAGCGCCGCCCTGCGCCGACAGCGGCGCGATGAGGGCACCGCCAAGCAGCAGTGCCGCGAACGACAGCGTCGCGGCAATTCGGTTGACCATCTGGCCTCCAGACATGGTGAACAAGCGCGGGAACTCCCTACCCGGTACGGTTACCACGCCTGTCGTGTTGACGCCAGATTTCGCCGATTGGCCAGGCCTGATGGCGACTCGTCCCCGACGCCGCACGACGCCGGCACACCGACGCGTCAGCGCCGTCGGAGCGCCTTGCCGGCCATCACGTTGGTGGCAGTGCCGTTGGCCACGGCGGCGCGGCCGTTCACGAACACCCAGCGCATCCCGGTCGCCATTTTGCGCGGTGCGGTGTACGTGGCTGCTTCGCGCAGCTCCGCGGGATCGAAGACCAGCACGTCCGCAAAGGCCCCGACACGCAGCACGCCGCGGTCGGCGAGGCCGTAGGTGGCCGCAACCTGCCCCGACGCCGAAGCGACCATGCGCTCCATGGAAATGACCGGCTTGTCGAGCACGTAACGTCGGATCTTGCGCGGATACGTGGCGAAGAGCCGCGGGTGCCCGTCGGAGCCGTCGCTGCTCGTCATCACGAACGGGTCGCGCATGAAGGTCTCGATATCGGTTTCGGTCATGTTGAAGCTCGCCACGCCCATATCGATGCCACGCAGCACCAGATCGAGCGCGGTCTCCACGGCGGGCTGGCCCACCTCGGCCGCTACCTGCCTGAGTGTCTTGCCCAGGTAGGGGACCGCATCGATGTTGCCGTCGATGAGCAGGAGCGTCGAATCGCCGCCACGACGCCGGAGATTGTCGCGCATGTCGGCCAGCAGTTGCGCACGCAGCGTGGCATCCGCCGCGCGCAGGCGCAGCGAGTCGCGACCACCCGCCTGGGCCCAACGCGGCATGAGCGCAGCGCTGAGGCCCGTTCCGCTGGCCGTCCACGGGTACTGGTCGGCCACCACCGGGCACCCGCGGGCGCGGGCCTCGCGCATGATGGCCAGCACGCTGTCGGCGCTGCCCCACAGATCCACGCCCAGCGCCTTGATGTGGCCGATGTTGGTGGTGAGTCCCGATTCGCAGCCAATGCGGATGGCTTCGCGGGTGGAGGCGAAGAGGCCGATGCTGTAGCTGCTTTCGTCACGCTGATGGGTGTCGTAGACGCCACCGAACGGCTTGGCCGCCGACACCACGTCGATGACCTCGTCGGTGCGCGCGTACGTCTGCGGCACGTAGAAGAGGCCGCTGCCCACGCCGTAGGCCCCTTCCTGCATGGCCTTGGCAATGAGCGCGCGCATGGTGGCGCGCTGGGCCGGCGTGGCGGAAGCCGAGGAGTTGCCCATCACGCGGCTGCGCACCGTGCCGAAGCCCGTGAGCGCGTAAGTGTTGGTGCCCAGCCCGAGCGCCTCCGAGGAATCGAGCACCTGCTGCACCTCCAGCGGTCCCCGACCGTCGGCCCCCAGCACGACCGTGGTGATCCCCTGCATGAGCGACGACAGATTGCGCCGCCGTTCGAGGCCGAGCCGCGGCAACCCTTCATAGGCGTGCGTGTGCGGATCGATGAAGCCGGGCGTGACGATCTGCCCGCGGGCATCGATGCGCTGGCGCACGACCGTGTTGGCGGGCACCGGCCCCACGAACACGATGCGCGCACCGCGGATCCCCAGCGCCGCCTCACGCGGCGCGGCGCCCGTGCCGTCGTACACCCGACCACCGGTGATGAGGACGTCCACGGTGTCCTGCGCCGCCAGCGCCACTGGTGTTGCCACAAGGGCCACCAGCAGGGGAACGAGAGCGTGCCGGTGCGATCGGCGCAGCAGCGACCGAGACATCATGAGGTGACCGGAAAGTGGACGGCGGCAGCCAGCTGCGCCGCGGCGAGGTCTTCGAGCGCGTGCCCCACGGACTTGAACAACGTACGATCACGCGCGTCGCGTCGCGCAATGACCTCGCCGCGCAGCACGGCCCCCAGATCCCCCACGATCTGCTCACGGGAGAGCGTGCCGTCGGCGAGCGGTTGCACGAGATCCCCGGCTTCACGCAGCGCGCTTTCGGCGTGGTCCACCACGATACGCGCGCCGGCCACTGCCGCGTTGTCGGCCTCGCGCATGCCCGGCGTGAAGCCGCCCACCAAATCGAGGTGCGTACCGGCGCGAAGCCACGCGCCCTGCACGATCGGCTCGTGCGCCGTGGTCACGCAGCTCACGATGTCGGCGGCCGCCGCCGCCTCGTCGAGCCGCGATGCCGCGCTCACGGGAAGCCCTTCGTCGAGGAGCGTGGTGGCCAGGCGCTGCGCCGTGGTGACATCACGCCCCCAGAGTTCGACCTGCGTGAGCGACGGCAGCAGCGCGCAATATGCCCGTACCATCCAGGGGGCGAGTCGCCCCACGCCCACCACCAGCAGGCGCGTTGGAGCGGCCGCCAGGAGGGCACGGGCCGCCAGCGCCGAGGTGGCCGCCGTGCGGCGGACGGTGAGGGCGTCGCCGTCGAGCAGCGCCCGCGGTGCACCGGTGAGCCGGTCGAGCAGCAGGTACGAGGCGTCCACGGTATGGCCCCCGTGATGCGCCGC
Proteins encoded:
- a CDS encoding SusC/RagA family TonB-linked outer membrane protein, with translation MVNRIAATLSFAALLLGGALIAPLSAQGGAAGRVSGVVTDSATGQPLQSVQLFLSRGTTRLEARTSTDGRFLFASVPAGSYGLEAIRLGYRRVQRTGVAVVAGQTLTYDLKMTAAALNLQAIVTTGVVDPTSGTRVPFSVGRVSAEDAPVPATNALETIQGKIAGVSVVPTGQAGGGTNIQLRSPTSISKSNAPLVVVDGVIQSQSFDAASADLQSMDIESIEVVKGASAASLYGSRASAGVIQIRTRRGNTLAEGTTKFTLRTEYGANSLARTVDWANQHFFLADETGAYTNAAGQRVPREQRVPRPAFERIQDRPYAPGTYFNQVDEFFDPGNFTRNSLNIAQNGGKTNWFFAFVNQREDGVVLNSGRYDQNDFRLNLDHRPRSDLQFGVSAYYSKSKRLNLYDDVFFDLINQAPDVNLRQRDPDGTPYVFQPDFEGREENPLYVLSTESRNRNRGRLQGSLEGRYTPRSWLTVDANLSYDRSDRANDFFLDQGVKTEGFANGGPGEISRFNGVTNALNASLSANLLKRVGDVTLRSTVRGLIERETNDLVNASGQIFAAPGVNSLNNATVRFVSSTSETIKTNSFFVSGAADWRGKLIVDALARQDGSSLFGPDQQVHWYYRGSAAYRLSEEAWFPFKSFFNEFKLRASQGTAGGRPDFNDQFETFNFVEGGGLVKANLGNRNLRPEYSKETEFGLDAIIKNRYSLQLSRARQKTTDQLILIPLAGYFGYANQWQNAGTVTGSTWEGTFEAQVIRRPTFSWRTGFVADRSRNRITEFNRPCFVTQTIAFRCANETLGNMYGFRFMRGAGELPASVGARANEFQVNDEGLLVWVGAGNSFTEGVTKRLWGTSATIGNGVYRWGQPITALDSVGNAAVVKIGDGNPDFRLGWSNTIGWRGVQLFMLWDAQVGGDAYNQTRQRMYQWGRHTDVDQAGKAEELKKTTDYYVALYAANSPTDWFVEDASFVKLRELSLKYRLPRTFASALARLGAEQASVSLIGRNMLTFTRYKGYDPEVGSVLNRLDSFDYPRYRTITGSVEIIF
- a CDS encoding amidohydrolase family protein, producing the protein MMSRSLLRRSHRHALVPLLVALVATPVALAAQDTVDVLITGGRVYDGTGAAPREAALGIRGARIVFVGPVPANTVVRQRIDARGQIVTPGFIDPHTHAYEGLPRLGLERRRNLSSLMQGITTVVLGADGRGPLEVQQVLDSSEALGLGTNTYALTGFGTVRSRVMGNSSASATPAQRATMRALIAKAMQEGAYGVGSGLFYVPQTYARTDEVIDVVSAAKPFGGVYDTHQRDESSYSIGLFASTREAIRIGCESGLTTNIGHIKALGVDLWGSADSVLAIMREARARGCPVVADQYPWTASGTGLSAALMPRWAQAGGRDSLRLRAADATLRAQLLADMRDNLRRRGGDSTLLLIDGNIDAVPYLGKTLRQVAAEVGQPAVETALDLVLRGIDMGVASFNMTETDIETFMRDPFVMTSSDGSDGHPRLFATYPRKIRRYVLDKPVISMERMVASASGQVAATYGLADRGVLRVGAFADVLVFDPAELREAATYTAPRKMATGMRWVFVNGRAAVANGTATNVMAGKALRRR
- a CDS encoding ornithine cyclodeaminase family protein yields the protein MLPQLSAEQVHAALPWGPLADALAAAFMVPPVAPVRTAHALSSADTLLLMPAWNAQAIGVKLVTVIPTAAHHGGHTVDASYLLLDRLTGAPRALLDGDALTVRRTAATSALAARALLAAAPTRLLVVGVGRLAPWMVRAYCALLPSLTQVELWGRDVTTAQRLATTLLDEGLPVSAASRLDEAAAAADIVSCVTTAHEPIVQGAWLRAGTHLDLVGGFTPGMREADNAAVAGARIVVDHAESALREAGDLVQPLADGTLSREQIVGDLGAVLRGEVIARRDARDRTLFKSVGHALEDLAAAQLAAAVHFPVTS